The BD1-7 clade bacterium sequence ACCTCGGCAAAGCGATCTCCGCCATCGGCGGAAAAGGCAATTTCTACATTGGCACAATTAACCGGTGCTTGATCGGTGCCAGCGACGTCCCAGCGTACTTGTTGGATCGATAGACCATCGAAAGTATCACTACCATTGGGGGCCGTAACGATAAACGGCCCGCTATCCCCATCAACGGATAGTCGCATATCATCTTGATCCACGCCCATATCCTGTGCTCGGAGAGTGACTCTGAAATTCAGGCTTCGACTGCGGCTTGGTAGGCGTTCACCTTTGTTTGCAATCATGTCGTTTTGCTTGAGCGCTTCAGCGAAAGGAATAAGGCGGATGCCGTCGCTAGACCCTGGCATTGATCGGATAAGAGGCCCACTGCCTTGATCGGTATGCATCATGTTAGCGGAGACGCTCGGGTTGCCGAGGTCCATTTGCTCCCAGGTATAGGTTCCGGCGGTGTTACTGCTGGCACTTAGCCGAAAAGGGCTGAGTTTTGGGATGATATAATCAGGCCCAGCATCGACGTTTGGAATGAGCGTCGAGCGAGTTTCTGAGCGGCCGCAGCGATCGCCACGGACGTTTGAGAAGGGAATTTCTCCGTCAATAAACTCGCGAATTTGCTCAACGCTGCGACCGTGAAAGTACGGGTTGACCGCGCCTTGCAAATCTTCGCCTTGGCAAATACCTGCGTAAGACATAATGGTTGAGCCGGACCCGACCTCAACGGCGGAGGCTGCGAGAAACTCGCTGCGCGAATCGTCATCAGCAAATGAGCCATTGCTGTGTTGTTGGCGGTTCCCTGCGCAGAAGCCTGATTGACCGTTGAACGAGTGCGTAGCACCAAGTTGGTGGCCGATCTCGTGTGCGAGCAAGTCAATATAGAAAATTTCTGTGGTCGGGTTACTGAGGCCGGATGCGCCTTTCGCCTTGCGGGTGTTATCGCACACTGAAGCAACTGATGCGAGGCCACCGCCATTGCTGGTTAATATATGACCGATGTCGTATGCGTCACTGCCGATACGGCTGTCAATGTAGCTTTGGTTGGCATTGAGCAAACTTGAGCTATTACTGCCCGGAAAGGTGCTTTGTGAATCCGCCATCAGCTCTTCGCCGGAGACTAATTCGAAACGAACGCTAACGTCACGCTCAAACACTTGGTTGATCCGGTTCAGTGCGATGACGACCTGGTTGAAGGCCTTCGCAGCAGTTGGCGAGCCGAGACTAACTGCATTGCGGTACCCTAATGAGGTACTGATCGCAATGCGGTAGATTTTCAATCGATCGCCAAAGCGTTTTTCAGATGTGTCTTTGGGTGCATCTCTCGAATTATCATCAAGCAGATATTGCAGGCTGTGATCCTGATGATCGTGGCCTTCAACGCCGCAGTTGTATACCGGTTTTTCATTCGCCATTGCAGTCGTTGATCGGTAGGCCAAATCGCTGGCTGTGTTAGAAAAATGTTGTTCGGGGACAATTTGTACCACGCCAGAAGGCGTTAACAAGCGCGCGTACAGCCCTTGAGTGTTGATTTCCATCGTTCCGCTGATGCCGTTTTCACCGCTAACTCGGAAGGTTTGCATATGCGGGTATCTGGCGTGCAACGCTGCAGATAGTAGCGATGTGGGTGTTATTTGAACGGCCAGATTGGTGCCATCAGGAAGCGGCAAAACGATTGAGCGCGTCTCCGGCGTTATAGTCGGTGTGGCCAGTGCGGTGACCGTACGCGAGGAATTCCCCTTGCCGGCTAAGTCTGTATTTTGATACCAGATGTCGTCTGAATAAGCGGGCGTACTATTGAAAAGAAATAATAAGCAAATCAGAAGGCTAGGTAGTACAGCTACAACATTACAGCTTTTGAAGATCCCTTTCATGACTCTTCGCCTGTATGTGAAGTGTGCTCCTTCAACACTAGGAAAAAAAACCGAATTGATCAAAAAATGAGCAAAATGATCAAAGGTGCCGGATTCTGGTTCCGGTGGTGGGGTAAAACCGATGCGGTTGGTAGTTTTCCTTTTTGGGACGGTTATAATGAACGTTTCTACCTGAAGCTGTTGGAAATTGCTTAGCCTATGCCTGATCGTGATCCTTCGCTGGAGCTGAATGACCTGCCCGAAATCCAGACTGATAAACGAGAGTCGTCGAGTTCTGGATCTTCGTCCAAGCCGCCAAAACCACCGGCATCCTCCAAAAAAGGCGGTGGTGAACCCCCGTCGAACAAACCTCCAGCCAGCAAAGCACCCCGTTCAAGGTCGAATGCGGGCATATGGGCTGCACTCGGTGTTTTGATTTTGTGTGTGGTGGGCCTATCTTTCTGGAACAGAATGCTGCTGGAAAAGATGTATAAACATCAAGATCAGGTGCTCAATGCTCAGGAGCGCATTCAAGGATTAGAAGGACGTCTATCGTCGACCGACGAGAATGTCAGTCAATCCGGGATTGCAATGCAGGTACGTTTGAAAGATTTGGAAAAGCGAACCGACGATTTATGGGCCCAAATGGACAAGCTTTGGGCATCGGCATGGCGACGGAATCAGACAGACATCAAGAAGCATTCGAGCCAGGTAAAATCGCTTCAGGCACGCGCCGCTGAACTTGATAAACGTCTAGATTCTCGCGAAGAGAGTGCAAAGACAACGGCGATCGATATGACGGCATTACGTGCTGAAGTAGAGGATCTTGGGCTACTTGCGGGGCGGTTGGATGAAAGTGCGGAAGCACTCGCTGCGACTAACGCATCACTTCAGGGTGAGCGCAAGAAGATCGACGCGCTTCAATCCTCCGTACGCAAGTTGCAGACCGGTGCGAATGAATTCAATGACTGGCTGGAATCTAACAAGGCATTTCGTCGGCAAGTGAATATTGAGCTCGATGGCCTAGAGAAAAAGGTACAGGCATTACAAAGTCCCGCTAAAGCAGCGCCATAGACCGCTGCGTTAGTGATACGGCAGTGGGCGCAGACTCATGTATAATTCCTACTGTTTATTCAAAGCGGTAGGCTTACACCCGTAAACACCGAACAACAACAGGTTTATATTGAATATCGATTCAATGTAAACCCGACTCCAATCTGAGAATACAAGAGAGACGAGAGGCCCTAATGACGGTTATCAAGCAAGAGGATTTAATTAGCAGTGTTGCAGATGCGCTGCAGTATATTTCCTATTACCACCCTAAAGACTTCATTGATGGCATGAATGAAGCCTACGAACGTGAGCAGAACCCGGCCGCTAAAGATGCGCTGGCGCAAATTCTGATCAACTCCCGTATGTGCGCAGAAGGCCATCGCCCGATCTGCCAGGATACCGGTATTGTTACTGCGTTTGTTAATGTGGGTATGGACGTCCAGTGGGAAGACGCCACCATGGGTGTTGAAGATATGGTTAACGAAGGCATTCGTCGTGCCTACGCGCACCCCGATAACGTTTTACGTGCGTCGATCTTGGCCGACCCTGATGGTGCGCGTACGAACACAAAAGATAACACGCCTGGTGTAGTTCACTTTAAATTAGTGCCTGGCGATACTGTTGATGTTCATGTTGCTGCCAAAGGTGGTGGTTCGGAAGCAAAATCCAAGTTTGCCATGTTAAATCCGTCAGATTCTGTGGTTGATTGGGTGTTGAATATGGTGCCTCAGATGGGTGCTGGCTGGTGCCCGCCAGGAATGTTGGGTATAGGTATTGGTGGTACGGCCGAAAAAGCTATGTTGCTGGCGAAAGAAGCGTTGTTGGATCCGATTGATATCCATGACCTTCAGAAGAAAGGTGCCGAGAATCGTGTTGAAGAACTGCGTTTGGAACTGCACGAAAAAGTGAATAAGTTGGGTATTGGTGCGCAAGGCCTCGGTGGTTTGACAACGGTACTGGATATTAAAGTTAAAGATTATCCGACTCACGCTGCAAACAAAGCGGTTGCGATCATTCCTAACTGTGCAGCAACTCGTCACACGCATTTTGAACTGGATGGTTCTGGGGCAGCAGAATTTAAAGCTCCAAAACTTGAAGACTGGCCTGAAATTACTCGTGAAGCATCTGCTGATGTAAAACGAATTAATTTGCAGGAAGTTACCGAAGAAGATGTGAAATCTTGGAAGCCAGGCGATGTGTTGCTGTTGAACGGCAAAATGTTGACCGGTCGTGATGCGGCACATAAAAAGATCGTCGACATGTTGAACAAGGGCGAAGAGTTACCTGTTAGCTTGAAGGGCCGCTTCATCTATTACGTTGGCCCGGTTGACCCGGTACGCGAAGAAGTCGTTGGCCCTGCAGGCCCAACTACCGCAACACGTATGGATAAATTCACTGAGCAAGTGTTAGCTGAAACGGGCTTGATGGGCATGATCGGTAAAGCGGAGCGTGGCCCAATTGCGTTAGAAGCGATTAAGAAACACGAATCTGTGTATCTAATGGCTGTGGGTGGCGCGGCTTACCTGGTGTCGAAAGCGATTAAAAATGCCGAAGTAGTTGGATTCCCTGAGCTGGGAATGGAAGCTATCTATGAATTTGATCTTGAAGATATGCCTGTGACCGTGGCGGTAGATAGTCAGGGTGAATCAGTCCATAAAACCGGCCCGCAACTCTGGTCGAAAAAGATTGAAGAAGAGAATATTAAGGTAGTTTAGTTCGGGTGAGTAGTTTTGTGGGGGGGGGAAGAAACCTCGTATTAAACTGCAGTCTAATACCTGAAAGTTAAATCGCTACAAATAGAGATAAAAAATCCGATTGAGTGAGCTCAATCGGATTTTTTTGTTCATGCTTTTTTTTCACTTTCGATGAATTTTCATTTCTAGAAATGGCCTCTTCAAAGATGACGCTGAAGACCCATCCATTGTTGCCAATACCAGAGTTGATAATCGGCGTGTTGAATTGAAAATGCTAGAGCGATAGTTACTTTTTGAAGCGTATAAAAAAAGGGCCTCGATTAAGAGGCCCTTTTTTGTGTCATTTCGAACGATCGTTGTTCATCGAATACGACGTATTGCCGGTTAGAACTTCATCTCACCCCAAACCCAGAGTTTGCTGGTGCTTTTAAGGTCTTTCGTTGACGCAGAATCGACACCAAAGTCTGCCCATTTCACTGCAATGGTGTATTTCCGTGCGAAGGTTTTCTGGGCAACGATATCAAATTCTGTGCCGTACTTGCGTCCGCCTTCATCCGCTTTGAACTCGTGGAATATCAAGCCAAGCCTTAATCCTTCGGCACCGATAAAGCCTTGTACATATAAATCCTGTAGACCATCGTCAGGTGTGAATTCAAAAACGTCGGCCCAACCATTAAATGCATGGTTTGAACCTAATGGAGTCTGGAATCCGTACCCGCCTTGGTCAGAGCCTAATACTTCATAACCGACCAAAATATCAACCACACCGATATCAACACCGATTTCACCAACATAATAATTGGCAGCGACATCAACAGATGCGCCTTCGTATTCTGAGACGTCTTGGCGCGCGTACTCAGCGGTGTAGATCAGAGAGAAATAGTCGTTAACTTCTGACGTGCCGTGGAAGCGGAAGCCATATGTCTTATTGAAGTATTGATTGTCAGAGAAGTTGGAGTTATCGCGGTTGTCCAGATCATAGTAATACAAGCTGAATTTACCGATGTTGAATGCATCGAAACTCAGGTTTGCCAGATAATCTGTCGATTTTCCGCTAAGGACCGGGTCGAAGTTTTGAACGCGATCAATCCAGCCTAACGTAATATCAAAGCTATAGATGTTGTAAGTAAAGGTGATGGCATCAAACGTTCTTTCTGTTTGGCGCCAGCCGTAGTTACCGATGAAACGTTGGTTGTCTATGGTGAAACGTTGACGACCGCCTGTAACGGTCATGCCTTCGAGTGGTTCACTGCGTAGGTATGCCTGATTCAGTACCGTTTGTTTGCGGTCAGCAATAGTAGGGAAACCAGTTTCATTGGGTGAAAATTCACCAACACCACCAACAATACGGTTATCAGAGAATTCGATAAACCCGGAAAGGGTCGCATATTCAGCGGTTTTATAGCCTAGGCGAGTACGCAATGTTAGGCCGTTTGCTTTCTTTGCATCTGACTGTTTGACGCTTTCCCAGCGGAAGCGCGTATCGAATTTTACTTCGCCTGACGAAATCCATTCATAAAAATCGTCAGCAGCGGAAGCCGGTTGACTGCCGAGCAGTGCGAGACTGCCAACAGCAAGACCTACAGCACAAGTAGACTTGGGGAATTTCATTGATGCTCCTAGCGGTTTTATTATGTTCCGTCAAAACACGTATTTATGATAGATCAATTTAGCTCGAATCAATTCGATTTCAACTCTAATTGTCGAGAAAAGGCGGGTATTGTCTGTGAATACAGGCTTCAGCGGCTCGTTTGAAGTGTCAGTTGCTCTAACATCATCCATATATTGCCGCTGGCCTGGCCTTTGATAACCTGGTCGATGTTTCGGCAAAATCGCAACAATTGCTGAATTTTGGCAAGGGATAACCGCTGTGTAGCATGACGGGTAACATTTAGGCGATTTTTAAAGATGCGCTGATTTTTCATGGCAAGGTCGATAGTTTGACCGTCTTTTACCAAATCTTGCAGGTTGTGCAGCACACGCAGCTCTCGTGATAGTGACCAGAGTACGAGTGTTGGCTCAACACCTTCGCCGCGTAGTCCGTTGAGAGTTTTTAATGAGGCGCGTATATCGCCGGCCAAGCATCGGTCAACGAGGTTGAATACAGTGTAGCGGCTCATGTTGCTGACGGCGTCCGACATCGTCTCAAGATCGATCGTGCCGGAGAGATCCATCAGTGAGAGCTTCTCAACTTCTTGGCTGGCGGCGAGTAGGTTCCCTTCGACATTGTCTGCCAGAAAAGTAACGGCATCGTCAGTTGCCTGAATGCCTTTTTCTACGAGGCGCTGCTGTATCCAGCCAGGCATCTGCTGCCGTTCAACAGGCCACACGGGAATACTGACTCCGGCTGATTCAATGGTTTTGTACCACTTGCCACGTTGTGTTGATGCATCGAGCTTTGGCATGACGATGCAAACAATGGTATCCGGATTGATTTGGTCGAGGTAGCGTACGATGGCTTTAGAGCCCACATCACCTAACTTTGTGGTTTTACAGCGCAGCTCCATGAGTTTGCGATCTGCAAACAATGACATGCTATTGGCTGATTGCACAAAATCATCCCAGCTAAAGCCGGATTCCAGATGATGCACTTCGCGTTCTTGAAAGCCGCTGTCACGACAGGCTTTGCGTATATCGTCGCAGCACTGCTCAACGATTAATGTCTCATCACCGC is a genomic window containing:
- the holA gene encoding DNA polymerase III subunit delta; protein product: MKIQANQLRKSLKQQLAPIYLVSGDETLIVEQCCDDIRKACRDSGFQEREVHHLESGFSWDDFVQSANSMSLFADRKLMELRCKTTKLGDVGSKAIVRYLDQINPDTIVCIVMPKLDASTQRGKWYKTIESAGVSIPVWPVERQQMPGWIQQRLVEKGIQATDDAVTFLADNVEGNLLAASQEVEKLSLMDLSGTIDLETMSDAVSNMSRYTVFNLVDRCLAGDIRASLKTLNGLRGEGVEPTLVLWSLSRELRVLHNLQDLVKDGQTIDLAMKNQRIFKNRLNVTRHATQRLSLAKIQQLLRFCRNIDQVIKGQASGNIWMMLEQLTLQTSR
- the fumA gene encoding Fumarate hydratase class I, aerobic, coding for MTVIKQEDLISSVADALQYISYYHPKDFIDGMNEAYEREQNPAAKDALAQILINSRMCAEGHRPICQDTGIVTAFVNVGMDVQWEDATMGVEDMVNEGIRRAYAHPDNVLRASILADPDGARTNTKDNTPGVVHFKLVPGDTVDVHVAAKGGGSEAKSKFAMLNPSDSVVDWVLNMVPQMGAGWCPPGMLGIGIGGTAEKAMLLAKEALLDPIDIHDLQKKGAENRVEELRLELHEKVNKLGIGAQGLGGLTTVLDIKVKDYPTHAANKAVAIIPNCAATRHTHFELDGSGAAEFKAPKLEDWPEITREASADVKRINLQEVTEEDVKSWKPGDVLLLNGKMLTGRDAAHKKIVDMLNKGEELPVSLKGRFIYYVGPVDPVREEVVGPAGPTTATRMDKFTEQVLAETGLMGMIGKAERGPIALEAIKKHESVYLMAVGGAAYLVSKAIKNAEVVGFPELGMEAIYEFDLEDMPVTVAVDSQGESVHKTGPQLWSKKIEEENIKVV